A single region of the Pontibacter kalidii genome encodes:
- the agaR gene encoding transcriptional repressor AgaR, whose amino-acid sequence MITIAERHQQIINRLQQEGKVNVADLCADMDVSSVTIRKDLKLLEDKGLLFRTHGGATLHNPYTIDRSVNEKEKIQSTEKMLIGTAAAKLLQPNDSILIASGTTVLALAKSIQPKGQLTVITSALNVSQELIQRPEIEVIQLGGLLRKSSSSVTGPYAESILTDFSFSKLFLGVDGIDLEFGLTTTNVMEAHLNRQMIKVSQKTIVLADSTKFGRRGFGRICGFEDIDQIITDRGVPDYVVKALEAMGTKVTIV is encoded by the coding sequence ATGATCACTATCGCGGAGAGGCATCAACAGATTATTAACAGGCTACAGCAAGAGGGCAAAGTCAATGTGGCGGACCTGTGCGCGGATATGGATGTCTCCTCCGTGACGATTCGCAAAGACCTGAAACTGCTGGAAGACAAGGGGCTGCTCTTCCGGACGCATGGCGGTGCTACCCTGCACAACCCTTATACCATTGACCGCTCAGTTAACGAGAAGGAAAAGATTCAGTCTACGGAGAAGATGTTGATTGGCACCGCAGCGGCCAAGCTGCTGCAGCCTAACGACTCCATCCTGATTGCCTCGGGCACGACGGTGCTGGCACTGGCCAAAAGCATTCAGCCTAAAGGGCAGCTCACCGTCATCACCTCTGCCCTAAACGTCTCCCAGGAGTTGATCCAACGACCTGAGATTGAAGTGATCCAGCTTGGCGGCTTGCTCCGGAAAAGCTCCTCGTCGGTAACCGGGCCCTATGCAGAAAGTATTTTAACCGATTTCTCGTTCAGCAAGTTATTCTTAGGAGTGGATGGCATTGACCTGGAGTTTGGCCTGACGACCACCAATGTCATGGAGGCGCACCTAAACCGCCAGATGATCAAGGTGTCGCAGAAAACAATCGTCCTTGCCGACTCCACCAAGTTCGGGAGAAGGGGCTTTGGCAGAATCTGCGGTTTTGAAGATATTGATCAGATAATCACAGACAGAGGCGTGCCTGATTATGTAGTGAAGGCTCTGGAAGCAATGGGCACCAAAGTAACCATCGTTTAG
- a CDS encoding glycerophosphodiester phosphodiesterase family protein, with the protein MSRSLQQKGIVVLYLALVMLSACGNPTMVRKGQAELPAFLKVGHRGARGVMPENTVPSMRKALDMGANVLEVDIQVSRDKQVVVAHDPHINHHITLSPDGEEISEEQAKQYVLYQMPYAEIRKFDVGSKYHTGFPEQKKLQTYMPLLGELIDSVEQYTAAKGLAPVIYNIEVKADPSRDGVYQPEPEEYIRLVLDVVKQREIEGRFYIQSFDVRQIQQVRQQSPGITTALLTGDGKVTFSKNIEKVGFIPQIYSPHYSLVTEELVKECHTQGMRLVPWTVNSLEEMKKLKAMGVDGIITDYPHLLNQLEATEL; encoded by the coding sequence ATGAGCAGAAGTTTACAACAGAAGGGTATCGTTGTCCTATACCTGGCTTTGGTCATGCTATCGGCCTGCGGGAACCCTACCATGGTTCGTAAGGGACAGGCTGAGCTTCCTGCGTTCCTGAAAGTAGGACACCGTGGTGCCAGAGGGGTCATGCCTGAAAACACGGTTCCTTCTATGAGGAAGGCGCTGGACATGGGGGCGAACGTTTTAGAGGTAGACATTCAGGTCAGCAGGGATAAGCAGGTTGTCGTCGCGCACGATCCACACATCAATCACCACATCACCCTTTCGCCAGATGGAGAGGAGATCTCAGAGGAGCAGGCAAAGCAGTACGTGCTTTACCAGATGCCATATGCGGAAATCCGGAAGTTTGACGTAGGCTCCAAATACCATACAGGTTTCCCCGAACAGAAAAAGCTGCAAACCTACATGCCCCTGCTAGGCGAACTGATCGACTCAGTAGAGCAGTACACCGCAGCTAAAGGTCTGGCTCCCGTTATTTACAACATTGAGGTCAAGGCGGACCCTAGCCGGGACGGGGTTTATCAGCCGGAGCCAGAGGAGTATATAAGGCTTGTTCTGGATGTAGTGAAGCAAAGGGAGATAGAAGGCAGATTCTATATCCAGTCCTTTGATGTGAGGCAAATACAGCAGGTACGTCAGCAGAGCCCTGGTATTACCACTGCCCTGCTGACCGGCGATGGTAAGGTTACCTTCAGCAAAAATATAGAGAAAGTAGGCTTTATCCCTCAAATTTACAGCCCCCATTACAGCCTGGTAACAGAAGAACTGGTAAAGGAATGCCATACGCAAGGTATGAGACTGGTGCCCTGGACCGTAAACTCGCTGGAAGAGATGAAAAAGCTAAAAGCGATGGGGGTAGACGGGATCATCACAGACTACCCGCACCTCCTCAACCAACTGGAGGCAACCGAACTATAA
- a CDS encoding GDSL-type esterase/lipase family protein, which produces MKSMTKVIWGAVLVVCAAVFPKMVVAQEVEDAAWDSTYRPATYQVQVEQFRAYPDSRKDIVFLGNSLTAHPDWSELLESRHAKNRGISGDITFGILERLDEVTGGKPSKIFLLIGINDVSRNIPDSVILENYKKIVHRIKSETPSTKLYIQTLLPTNNKFTKFKRHYNREDNVYWLNNELRKLAAQEGITLIDLHPAFADSEGHLIEAYTHDGLHLTHEGYRKWAEVLKEGRYLK; this is translated from the coding sequence ATGAAATCGATGACCAAAGTTATCTGGGGCGCTGTGCTTGTGGTTTGCGCAGCGGTCTTCCCCAAAATGGTTGTGGCCCAGGAAGTGGAAGACGCTGCCTGGGACAGCACGTACCGCCCTGCTACCTACCAGGTGCAGGTAGAGCAGTTTCGTGCTTATCCTGACTCCCGAAAAGACATTGTTTTTTTAGGAAACAGCCTTACGGCCCACCCGGACTGGAGCGAACTGCTGGAGTCAAGGCACGCAAAGAACAGAGGTATATCAGGAGACATAACCTTTGGCATACTGGAGCGCCTGGATGAGGTGACGGGGGGAAAGCCCTCTAAAATATTCCTGCTGATCGGCATTAACGATGTATCCAGGAACATTCCGGATAGTGTGATTCTGGAGAACTATAAAAAAATCGTGCACAGGATAAAATCGGAGACCCCTTCCACTAAGCTGTACATCCAGACACTGCTGCCTACCAACAACAAGTTCACGAAATTTAAAAGGCATTATAACCGGGAGGACAACGTGTACTGGCTTAATAATGAGCTGAGGAAACTCGCTGCCCAGGAAGGTATTACGCTGATTGATCTACATCCCGCCTTTGCGGATAGTGAGGGGCACCTTATAGAAGCTTATACACATGATGGGCTGCACCTGACGCATGAGGGGTATAGAAAGTGGGCTGAGGTGCTAAAAGAGGGCAGGTATTTAAAATAA
- a CDS encoding glycerophosphodiester phosphodiesterase family protein, whose translation MKKLLSIAFASLALLASCKNSESLSQQKAPLPAFDAEGHRGARGLMPENSIPAMIKAIDLGVTTIEMDCHITRDGKVIVTHDPHISHLYARTPEGNDFTKEESQQYRVYQMDYEQVRRFDIGSKPFDLFPKQQKMKAHIPLLTDLIDSVQTYLKANNLPQVFYNIEVKSKEGKENEYHPEPARFTQLVVEAVEQKGITSYVIIQSFDKRALQALHQNYPHIRASLLVSNEDSFEENIKQLGFTPDIYSPHQKLVTEELVKKCHEQNIKVVPWSVNTAEGIAQLKALGVDGIISDYPDLFTEQQL comes from the coding sequence ATGAAAAAGCTATTAAGTATTGCCTTTGCCAGCCTCGCCTTGTTGGCTAGCTGCAAGAACAGTGAGAGCCTTTCCCAGCAAAAAGCACCGTTGCCAGCCTTTGATGCAGAAGGGCACCGCGGGGCACGTGGCCTGATGCCGGAGAACAGCATCCCGGCCATGATCAAAGCCATTGACCTCGGTGTGACAACCATCGAGATGGACTGCCACATCACCCGAGACGGCAAGGTGATCGTAACGCACGATCCGCACATCAGCCATTTGTATGCACGTACGCCGGAGGGGAACGACTTCACGAAAGAGGAAAGCCAGCAGTATAGGGTCTACCAGATGGATTATGAGCAAGTGCGCCGGTTCGACATAGGTTCCAAGCCTTTTGACCTGTTCCCTAAGCAGCAGAAAATGAAGGCACATATCCCGCTGTTAACCGACCTCATAGACTCTGTGCAGACTTACCTGAAGGCTAACAACCTGCCGCAGGTGTTCTACAACATCGAGGTGAAGTCGAAAGAGGGAAAAGAGAATGAGTACCATCCCGAGCCGGCCAGGTTTACGCAGCTGGTGGTAGAGGCAGTGGAGCAGAAAGGCATCACCTCCTATGTCATCATCCAATCTTTTGACAAGCGTGCGCTGCAAGCCTTGCACCAGAATTACCCGCATATCAGAGCCTCCCTGCTGGTTAGCAACGAGGACTCGTTTGAGGAGAACATAAAGCAGCTAGGCTTTACACCGGACATTTACAGCCCACACCAAAAGCTGGTGACGGAGGAGCTGGTGAAGAAATGCCATGAGCAAAACATCAAAGTCGTGCCCTGGTCTGTGAACACAGCGGAGGGTATCGCACAACTAAAAGCCTTGGGAGTAGACGGCATCATCTCCGACTACCCGGACCTTTTTACAGAGCAGCAACTGTAG
- a CDS encoding calcineurin-like phosphoesterase family protein: MKRREFLNSVLLLTGGLVLSAEAAFGLNKTVKNKVKGTVKARGRGLANVSVSDGYNVVQTNARGKYKLPVNSQAEFVFITIPSGYALPNENGIVKHYQRISESNNRYDFELEALQQDDTNHKFIVWADPQVKNQEDVRQMLTQAVPDVQELVQAFGAGALVHGITVGDIVWDEHALFQNYNEAVAGTGVPFFQVLGNHDMDLNQGGDEVSDRTFKKLYGPTYYSFNRGKVHYVVLDDVRYSGEGKKYDGHVSQQQLDWLKKDLAFVPKDYLVVLSAHIPVHRGVENKQELLDVLEGYQVHIMTGHTHYNQNIIADGVYEHIHGTLCGAWWTGPVCSDGAPRGYGVYEVNGNELSWYYKSTGLEKEHQLSVHVEEQQGQKRMLANVWNWDPEWKVEWWADGNYMGALESSVGYDPVAYALYFGKGLPEKRGFAEPRETDHLFKAALAPGMKSLRVVATDRFGNKYEQSADVEIS, from the coding sequence ATGAAAAGAAGAGAATTCCTTAATAGCGTCTTACTTTTAACAGGCGGACTTGTACTTAGCGCTGAGGCTGCGTTTGGCCTTAACAAGACTGTTAAAAACAAGGTAAAGGGCACTGTGAAGGCTCGTGGAAGGGGCCTTGCGAACGTTTCGGTTTCCGATGGATACAACGTGGTGCAGACAAACGCCAGGGGTAAGTATAAACTACCCGTAAACAGCCAGGCGGAATTTGTCTTTATAACCATTCCATCGGGTTACGCTCTACCTAACGAGAACGGGATCGTGAAGCATTACCAGCGCATCTCAGAAAGCAATAACCGCTACGATTTTGAGCTGGAAGCCCTGCAGCAGGATGACACCAACCATAAGTTCATCGTATGGGCGGACCCTCAGGTAAAGAACCAGGAGGATGTTAGGCAGATGCTTACACAGGCTGTGCCCGATGTGCAGGAACTGGTGCAGGCCTTCGGGGCGGGGGCACTGGTGCACGGTATCACAGTAGGCGATATAGTGTGGGACGAGCATGCGCTTTTCCAAAATTATAACGAAGCAGTGGCCGGCACAGGCGTGCCGTTTTTCCAGGTGCTGGGCAACCACGACATGGACCTCAACCAGGGTGGGGACGAGGTTTCTGACAGAACCTTTAAAAAACTATATGGCCCTACCTACTATTCCTTTAACAGGGGCAAGGTGCATTATGTGGTATTAGATGATGTGCGCTATTCAGGAGAGGGGAAAAAGTATGACGGCCACGTATCGCAGCAGCAGCTGGACTGGCTGAAAAAAGATCTTGCGTTCGTGCCAAAGGACTATCTGGTGGTGCTATCAGCCCATATTCCGGTGCATCGCGGGGTTGAGAACAAGCAGGAGCTACTGGATGTGCTGGAAGGATATCAGGTGCATATCATGACCGGGCACACACACTATAACCAGAACATTATAGCAGACGGTGTGTATGAGCACATCCATGGCACCCTCTGCGGTGCCTGGTGGACGGGGCCTGTCTGCAGCGACGGCGCACCAAGAGGCTATGGCGTGTATGAGGTGAACGGCAACGAGCTTAGCTGGTACTACAAGTCTACAGGTTTAGAGAAAGAGCATCAGCTAAGCGTGCATGTAGAGGAGCAGCAAGGCCAGAAGCGTATGCTTGCCAATGTCTGGAACTGGGACCCGGAGTGGAAAGTAGAGTGGTGGGCCGATGGCAACTACATGGGGGCGCTGGAAAGCTCAGTCGGTTATGACCCGGTGGCCTATGCTCTTTATTTTGGCAAAGGACTGCCGGAGAAACGCGGTTTTGCAGAGCCGCGCGAAACAGATCACCTTTTCAAAGCTGCCCTTGCCCCAGGTATGAAATCGCTTAGGGTTGTAGCCACAGACCGCTTTGGGAACAAGTATGAGCAGTCCGCCGATGTCGAAATTTCATAA
- a CDS encoding phospholipase D-like domain-containing protein codes for MDRLIALIDAGQKGSSIHISIYLFDYAELVDALDRADARGVKLHLILDLSREESQKSNPYTINQLKTKLSENAELVIVESDAGSIAINHNKFALFSEVITEDGEVANLVMQTSHNLILSGTRKVQDAVFLPHKGLYEAYLDYWQDMKQRAQQGMKDYSYSEYHDSETNVSAYFLPKRRGGTAYGDDTIIEFLNKVTDPSSAVVRIGMSDWTSSRLNIVEKLEELLDEGATIELVVKSSISEDILAGLRALEEKGAYLKVYNMTESGQLKVNIHAKFMLIEGMWEGENSNILITGSHNFTQNALRNNNEAILLLKNHDLYSTYTSYFEALKSIPGL; via the coding sequence TTGGATAGGCTAATAGCACTCATCGATGCGGGTCAGAAAGGCTCCTCCATACATATTTCTATTTACCTGTTTGACTATGCCGAGCTTGTTGATGCGCTTGACAGAGCAGACGCCCGCGGTGTAAAGCTGCACCTCATACTTGACCTGAGCAGGGAGGAGAGCCAGAAAAGCAATCCCTACACTATTAATCAACTGAAAACAAAACTTTCCGAAAACGCAGAACTTGTGATCGTAGAAAGTGATGCAGGAAGCATTGCCATCAACCACAACAAGTTTGCTCTTTTCTCTGAGGTAATAACCGAGGATGGTGAGGTAGCCAACCTGGTCATGCAGACATCCCATAACTTAATACTTTCCGGCACCCGAAAAGTGCAGGATGCCGTGTTCCTGCCCCACAAAGGGCTGTACGAGGCTTACCTTGACTATTGGCAGGACATGAAACAGCGGGCACAGCAGGGGATGAAGGACTATAGCTATAGTGAGTATCACGACTCTGAAACCAATGTCTCTGCCTACTTCCTGCCCAAGAGGCGCGGTGGCACTGCCTACGGAGATGACACAATCATTGAGTTTCTAAACAAAGTCACAGACCCATCCTCTGCGGTTGTCCGGATTGGCATGTCCGACTGGACAAGCTCCCGCCTGAACATTGTGGAGAAGCTGGAGGAACTCTTGGACGAGGGAGCTACCATCGAACTGGTCGTGAAGAGCAGCATCAGTGAGGATATCCTGGCCGGGTTACGCGCACTGGAGGAAAAGGGCGCCTACCTTAAAGTATACAACATGACGGAGTCCGGCCAACTGAAGGTGAACATCCACGCCAAATTTATGCTGATCGAGGGGATGTGGGAGGGTGAGAACTCCAACATACTGATTACGGGCTCGCACAACTTTACACAAAACGCCCTCCGCAACAACAACGAGGCGATTCTGCTGCTGAAGAACCACGACCTCTACAGTACCTATACTTCCTACTTCGAAGCGCTTAAATCTATACCAGGCCTTTAA
- a CDS encoding SusD/RagB family nutrient-binding outer membrane lipoprotein has product MRKYNRILLLFLSLSCAGVATTSCSDHLEELNIDPNRVDKINPGTLLNPIIYEMSTFGTSRANAYTFEIMQVRVPFPSAAGGEHRYLITQGAGNSTWNTSYRWLLNVKEMEQAAVEAEAPNYQAIALTLKAWIYSNLTDSFGEIPMKEAVSSEEGILKAAFDTQEEVYRTILEDLEKANSLYDKTKPMAYGMDILYGNNIDNWQRFTNSLRLRLLLRVSKREEMNSFERMAAILDNPEENPVFTANSQSAILQITGVDPNMSPWGRASDFTLNTVGSEFFIDNLNAMDDPRVEKFYTPAKTSDGADMGYKGVPSGYDPAQQFDYVPSGMNTDLVTAPMISVIMSYAEVEFIKAELAQKGIISDDAQAHYEAGVKAAIEQWGAKVPADYFENPAAAYDGTFERIMLQKYLALVFNDYQQWFEYRRTGLPVLPKTEAMVNDKQVPVRFLYPEEVKIYNRDNYNAAVSRMGGDDINIKGWWER; this is encoded by the coding sequence ATGAGAAAATATAACCGAATACTGTTGTTGTTCCTGAGCCTGAGCTGTGCCGGGGTGGCCACCACTTCCTGCTCCGACCACCTGGAAGAGCTTAACATAGATCCAAACCGCGTTGACAAGATCAACCCAGGTACGCTGCTCAACCCCATTATCTACGAGATGAGCACCTTTGGCACCTCTCGTGCCAATGCCTATACTTTCGAGATCATGCAGGTGCGTGTGCCTTTCCCGAGTGCCGCCGGTGGCGAACATCGCTACCTCATCACCCAGGGCGCTGGTAACTCCACGTGGAATACCTCCTACCGCTGGTTACTCAATGTGAAGGAAATGGAGCAGGCTGCTGTGGAAGCCGAGGCTCCGAATTATCAGGCGATCGCCCTGACGCTGAAAGCATGGATCTACTCCAATCTGACGGACTCCTTCGGCGAGATCCCAATGAAGGAAGCGGTAAGCTCTGAAGAAGGTATCCTGAAAGCGGCCTTTGACACGCAGGAAGAAGTATACAGAACCATTCTGGAAGACCTGGAGAAAGCCAACAGCCTGTACGACAAGACAAAGCCGATGGCCTATGGCATGGATATTCTGTATGGAAATAACATCGATAACTGGCAGCGTTTTACGAACTCGCTGCGCCTGCGCCTTTTGCTGCGCGTTTCTAAGCGCGAGGAGATGAACTCGTTTGAGCGTATGGCTGCCATCCTCGATAACCCCGAGGAAAACCCGGTATTTACCGCGAACAGTCAGTCAGCTATACTTCAGATTACAGGTGTGGATCCTAATATGTCTCCCTGGGGACGCGCGAGCGATTTTACCCTCAATACTGTTGGCTCAGAGTTCTTTATCGACAACCTGAATGCCATGGACGACCCGCGGGTGGAGAAATTTTACACCCCTGCTAAGACCAGCGATGGGGCTGATATGGGCTACAAAGGCGTTCCAAGCGGATATGACCCGGCGCAGCAGTTCGATTATGTGCCTTCCGGCATGAACACAGACCTGGTAACCGCTCCGATGATTTCAGTCATCATGAGCTATGCGGAGGTAGAGTTCATTAAAGCGGAGCTGGCGCAGAAAGGCATTATCAGCGATGATGCACAGGCGCACTACGAGGCCGGTGTGAAAGCTGCCATTGAGCAGTGGGGCGCCAAGGTGCCGGCTGACTATTTCGAGAACCCTGCCGCTGCGTACGATGGCACGTTTGAGCGCATCATGCTGCAGAAGTATTTGGCCCTGGTTTTCAACGACTATCAGCAGTGGTTTGAGTACCGCCGCACCGGTTTGCCTGTGCTTCCCAAAACAGAGGCCATGGTAAACGACAAGCAGGTGCCCGTAAGGTTTTTATACCCGGAAGAGGTGAAGATCTATAACCGGGACAACTACAATGCAGCCGTCAGCCGCATGGGTGGCGACGACATCAACATCAAAGGTTGGTGGGAAAGATAA
- a CDS encoding SusC/RagA family TonB-linked outer membrane protein yields MRKILPPPFPKGRHQLGKAALLSLCLCLTGPALTAELAAAPLSEKLTQGERITVNGTVLDDTDGIPLPGVSIAANGTPVGVTNQDGKFQLNVEKGAVLSFSYIGYKAGSVTANQAESNLTVRLQTDNQQLSEVVVTALGIEREKKALGYAVTEVSGEDISAARSNNFASALSGKVAGLSLTPTGGGPLNSSVIKLRGDNSLDPTKNKALIILDGVPMNSGMESSGVGNAYQAGSGSDVPIDFGNGIADINPDDIESITVLKGAAAAALYGYRAANGALIITTKSGRKRKGLGVTVNSNVSFNDILKWPDMQYEYGQGNDDRNAAGELYYSYGVSEDGKNTGSTSSAFGPKFDGQYYYQYDPTLEGQSAERQLWRPYKDNVKGFFRTGHTMSNSVAVEGGGENGSARASLTHTKNEWIMPNTGFDRLNAALSVNQKLTDKLKLSSKINFSHKHSDNLPATGYNNQSISYFMIFQNPNVDLDWYKPRWEKGKEQIAQIHPFSSYIDNPYLIAYEMLNGVDSYNTTGNITATYELSPKFDVMVRAAIDMTNEERTTRRPWDTKNFSKGYYKEQNIYDRETNTDFLLTYKDKLSSSLDFRASVGGNIMKSYFNRTNASIEGLNVAGTYTLSNGINPIMTRNSRSSKEVESVYGLASFSYLDKVFVDLTARNDWSSTLPVQNNSFFYPSISTSFILSDIFTLPRQVSYAKIRLSAAEVGTDSNPYLTRKYYSASFFPGSASIPTTRFNPDFKPEQTRSYEAGMEYQLFNGRLGMDFAIYKNVTENQILAIQLDPTTGYNDAIINAGKVQNTGLELSLTGRPIETQNFKWNTTITWSKNDNEILELSEGFQEDEEYILAQGGNAYIIAKKGGSTGDMYGYGFVRNEAGEIIYKNGLPIRPKEIDYRGNAYADWRGGFLNEFTYKNFRASVLVDGQYGGMVYSQSHHKMSEQGKLAHTLLGREEGYIIGDGVVDNGDGTYSLNEAKVDLPAYYKEYYRRANVEANSFDASYLKLREVRLEYNLPKAILNRVNFLQGASLALYGRELAMITDFPMFDPEASALNGNVQMPGVEMGQLPTPRTFGVNVKLQF; encoded by the coding sequence ATGAGAAAAATTTTACCACCACCATTCCCGAAGGGGCGACACCAGCTTGGCAAGGCAGCATTGCTTTCCCTGTGTCTCTGTCTAACAGGCCCCGCTCTTACAGCTGAGCTGGCCGCGGCCCCTCTGTCTGAGAAACTAACGCAGGGTGAAAGAATCACCGTGAACGGAACTGTTCTGGATGATACGGATGGCATTCCGCTGCCCGGTGTATCCATCGCTGCCAACGGAACGCCTGTTGGGGTAACAAACCAGGACGGCAAGTTCCAGCTAAACGTTGAGAAAGGGGCTGTGCTGTCCTTCTCCTACATTGGCTACAAGGCCGGAAGCGTAACAGCTAACCAGGCGGAGAGCAATCTTACTGTTAGACTGCAGACGGATAACCAGCAGCTTTCTGAGGTGGTGGTAACGGCACTCGGTATTGAGCGTGAAAAGAAGGCGCTAGGTTACGCGGTGACGGAGGTAAGCGGGGAGGACATCAGTGCGGCTCGCTCGAATAACTTTGCAAGCGCTCTGTCCGGTAAGGTGGCAGGTCTTAGCCTGACGCCCACCGGCGGCGGACCGCTGAATTCTTCCGTTATCAAGCTGCGCGGCGATAACTCATTGGACCCAACAAAAAACAAAGCGCTGATTATACTTGATGGTGTTCCGATGAACAGTGGCATGGAGAGCTCCGGCGTGGGCAATGCCTACCAAGCCGGCTCAGGGAGCGATGTGCCAATCGACTTTGGTAACGGTATTGCCGACATAAACCCGGATGACATTGAATCGATCACGGTGCTGAAAGGTGCCGCTGCCGCCGCACTTTATGGCTACCGTGCCGCCAATGGCGCTTTGATCATTACCACTAAATCAGGCCGCAAGCGCAAGGGGCTTGGTGTGACGGTTAACTCGAACGTCAGCTTTAATGATATCCTGAAGTGGCCGGACATGCAGTATGAGTATGGCCAGGGTAACGACGACAGGAACGCAGCTGGGGAACTGTATTACTCTTACGGGGTATCCGAAGATGGTAAAAATACAGGTAGTACCAGTAGCGCCTTCGGCCCGAAGTTCGATGGGCAGTATTACTACCAGTATGACCCGACGCTGGAGGGGCAGTCGGCAGAACGCCAGCTATGGAGACCTTATAAAGACAATGTAAAAGGTTTCTTCCGTACCGGTCACACGATGTCAAACAGTGTGGCTGTTGAGGGCGGCGGCGAAAATGGCTCGGCGCGTGCTTCCCTCACGCATACAAAGAACGAATGGATCATGCCCAATACAGGGTTTGACCGCTTGAACGCCGCCCTGAGCGTCAACCAGAAGCTGACAGACAAGCTCAAGTTGAGTTCTAAGATCAACTTCTCGCACAAGCACAGTGACAACCTGCCGGCCACAGGCTATAACAACCAGTCCATTTCCTACTTTATGATCTTCCAGAACCCGAACGTGGACCTGGACTGGTATAAGCCGAGATGGGAGAAAGGTAAGGAGCAGATAGCGCAGATCCACCCGTTCAGTTCTTATATCGATAACCCTTACCTGATCGCCTATGAGATGCTCAATGGGGTGGATAGCTACAACACCACAGGTAACATCACTGCCACATATGAGCTATCCCCCAAGTTTGACGTGATGGTACGTGCGGCAATTGACATGACAAACGAGGAGCGCACGACCCGTCGCCCCTGGGACACCAAGAACTTCAGCAAAGGCTACTACAAAGAGCAGAACATTTACGACAGAGAAACCAATACGGACTTCCTGTTGACCTACAAGGACAAGCTCTCGAGCAGCCTGGACTTCAGGGCCTCGGTAGGTGGTAATATCATGAAGAGCTATTTTAATAGGACCAATGCTTCTATAGAGGGCCTCAACGTGGCGGGAACCTACACGCTGTCGAATGGCATCAACCCGATCATGACAAGAAACTCCAGGTCTAGCAAAGAAGTGGAGAGTGTGTATGGCCTTGCTTCCTTCTCCTATCTGGATAAAGTCTTTGTGGACCTGACGGCGCGAAACGACTGGAGCTCAACCTTGCCGGTACAGAACAACTCGTTCTTTTACCCTTCCATCAGCACCAGCTTTATTTTGAGTGACATCTTTACGCTGCCGCGTCAGGTCTCTTATGCCAAGATAAGGCTGTCGGCCGCGGAGGTGGGAACGGACTCGAATCCTTACCTGACCCGTAAGTACTACTCCGCCAGCTTTTTCCCTGGTTCAGCCTCCATTCCTACTACCAGGTTTAACCCGGACTTTAAGCCCGAGCAGACGCGCAGCTACGAGGCTGGCATGGAGTACCAACTCTTTAACGGTCGCCTTGGAATGGACTTCGCGATCTATAAGAACGTGACCGAGAACCAGATCCTGGCCATCCAACTGGACCCGACCACAGGCTACAATGACGCCATTATTAACGCAGGCAAGGTGCAGAACACAGGTTTGGAACTATCCCTGACTGGCCGCCCCATTGAAACCCAGAATTTTAAATGGAACACCACCATCACCTGGTCCAAGAACGACAACGAGATACTTGAGCTATCGGAGGGATTCCAGGAAGACGAAGAGTATATCCTGGCACAAGGTGGTAACGCCTATATCATTGCCAAAAAAGGCGGTTCTACGGGCGACATGTATGGCTATGGCTTTGTGCGCAATGAGGCTGGGGAGATTATTTACAAAAACGGCCTGCCCATCCGACCAAAAGAAATCGATTACCGTGGCAATGCCTATGCTGATTGGAGAGGCGGTTTCCTAAACGAGTTCACCTACAAAAATTTCCGCGCCAGCGTGCTGGTGGATGGTCAGTACGGGGGTATGGTATATTCCCAGTCACACCATAAGATGAGTGAGCAGGGTAAGCTGGCGCACACGTTGCTCGGGCGTGAAGAAGGCTACATTATCGGCGACGGTGTGGTGGACAATGGAGACGGTACTTATTCTCTTAACGAGGCAAAAGTGGACCTGCCTGCCTACTACAAAGAGTATTACCGCCGCGCCAACGTGGAGGCCAACTCTTTCGATGCCTCTTACCTGAAGCTGCGCGAGGTGCGCCTGGAGTACAACTTGCCGAAGGCTATCCTGAACAGGGTGAACTTCCTGCAGGGCGCAAGTTTGGCGCTGTATGGCCGTGAACTGGCTATGATCACAGATTTCCCAATGTTCGACCCTGAAGCATCTGCCCTGAACGGAAACGTGCAGATGCCAGGCGTGGAGATGGGCCAGCTGCCAACTCCAAGAACATTCGGTGTAAACGTGAAGCTTCAGTTCTAA